Genomic DNA from Rhodothermales bacterium:
GCGAGGGCGGGGCATGATGCGCATCGGCTTCGGCTATGACGTGCATCGGCTGGCGAAGGGCCGGCGCCTGGTGCTCGGCGGCATCCTCATAGAGTCGCCGTTCGGCCTGCTCGGGCATTCCGATGCCGATGTGCTGCTGCATGCTATCACCGATGCCATCCTCGGTGCTCTGGCCTGGGGTGACATCGGAGCGTTGTACCCGGACACCGACCCGGCGTACAAGGGTGCAGACAGCGGTGATCTGCTGGCTGAAGTCATGCAGCGCGTCGGCGCCGAGGGCTGGCGCATTGGCAATGTGGACGCCACCGTGGTCATGGAGCGGCCGAAGCTGCGTCCCTACATCGATACCATGCGGGCCCGTATCGCCCAGCTGTTGGAATGCCCGGTCGATGCCGTTTCGGTCAAGGCCACCACCTCTGAGAAGATGGGCTTTGTCGGCTCCGGTGCAGGCGCTGCGGCGCACGCTGTGTGCACACTGGTCCGGTCCGACTGACGTGGGCGATCTGCTCTACGACATGGTCGCCTGGATGTCGGAGCTGCCGGCGGTCTGGGCCTATGGCCTGATCCTGGTGGTCGCGTACGGGGAGAACGTGGTCCCGCCCATTCCAGGTGACATGATTGTCGTTTTCGGGGGGTACCTGGCCGGAATCGGAAGCCTCGACCTGTGGGCAGTGATCGTGCTGTCTTCGCTCGGAGGCGCCCTGGGCTTCATGAGCATGTATGCCATCGGTCACCGGTTGGGCACCGCCATTCTCGACCCGAACCGCTTCCGGTGGCTGCCCAAGGGGAGAATCCGGGCGGCGCGACGCTATCTGCACCGATGGGGGTATCGGCTCGTCGCCGCCAATCGTTTTCTGAGCGGTCTTCGTTCTGTCATATCGCTGTCCGTTGGCATGGCTCACAAGCCCGCGGGTCCTGTGGCCGCCTGGGCCACATTCAGCTCTATCGTATGGTGCGTCCTGCTCGGTGTGGCCGGGTACTACCTGGGAGAGAACTGGAGCGTAGTGGGGGAGTATCTGAGGAAGTACGGGACCCTGGTGGTCGCGCTGCTGGTGCTCTTTGCCGTGGTTCAGTTTGTACGC
This window encodes:
- a CDS encoding 2-C-methyl-D-erythritol 2,4-cyclodiphosphate synthase — translated: MMRIGFGYDVHRLAKGRRLVLGGILIESPFGLLGHSDADVLLHAITDAILGALAWGDIGALYPDTDPAYKGADSGDLLAEVMQRVGAEGWRIGNVDATVVMERPKLRPYIDTMRARIAQLLECPVDAVSVKATTSEKMGFVGSGAGAAAHAVCTLVRSD
- a CDS encoding DedA family protein → MGDLLYDMVAWMSELPAVWAYGLILVVAYGENVVPPIPGDMIVVFGGYLAGIGSLDLWAVIVLSSLGGALGFMSMYAIGHRLGTAILDPNRFRWLPKGRIRAARRYLHRWGYRLVAANRFLSGLRSVISLSVGMAHKPAGPVAAWATFSSIVWCVLLGVAGYYLGENWSVVGEYLRKYGTLVVALLVLFAVVQFVRFLRVRRPLDVPPESGS